GAGGTCTGGTAATGCTGTTGGACATCTTCAATGGTGATGAGTGCGAGGTGTTCGAGTTCGCCGTCGCTGGGCAGTCCCCAGGGAGCCGGGAAGGCGTGGCGTTTGAGTTCGACGAGGGCTTTCTGCCGGGCGTCGTCTTCGACAGAAAGTAACGCCTGGGCGACTCCCGCGCGAGACGCGTCGAACTGATTCTCGGGTAAATGCGGGGCACGGAGAATGAGTGCGTAAAGTTTGAGTGTTTCCGCGAGGTTGTCTGCCAGTGTAGCGCCACTGAAAGAGATGTGGGCGCCGGAGACCCCTTCGTGTCGCTGGACTCCGAGATCATCAAGGGCACAGGAGAGCTGTTCGCTGTTATAGGGGCCTGCGCCGCGGGAGATGAGATCGGAGAGGATACTGGCGGTGCCGCGACGTTCGGCGGGGTCGTAAATACTGCCGGCGGGGACCAGAATGGAAAACGCGGCCGACTGGACATCGAGCATCGATTCCGTGACCAGCGTCAGACCGTTCGGGAACCGATGCGTTTGAATCAGTTGTTTACCCATGCGGGGTGCAACCTTCCTGCTTGTTGTTTGATTTCTTAAAGGACTGCGTCATGCTGGCGGAATGCCCGAATGATTTCTCTCAACGGACGTGTGCTACCAGCCGAGAGGCCGCCTGCGAAAGAGTCTCTTTTCTAATACTATGCAGGCGATCTTAGCGATTGAAGTTCTGAATTGAAAGTTTGATCGGGTAAGAAGAATGGTCCCGGACAGGTACTGTTTCTTTAATCGAATGGTTCTGACCAATGTACGTATAACCGGAGCTAACGCCCTGCGGCTAGTAGCTTATAGGGCGCTCGGTGTCCAGGGAACAAGGGGCACATTGCTCTGTCGAGCTCATAATTGGGATTGGGGTGTTTAAAAAAACGCTGTTGTCACTAGACGCATCAGGGGGCGTTGATGTTAAGATGGGAGCAATGGTTCCGAGAACGCTCCCGGTGCCATTTTATTCAGCGAAGACGAAACTTTGAAATGAAGGAATGATCCGGTGCGCGTAGAGAATCAATCGAGAACAGCAACAGCCAGTCGCATTTCCAGAAGACGTTTCCTAAGCACCAGTCTCGCCGGCGTGGCAGGGACAGGGATGCTGGCTTTGATGTCCCGTTCGATCAAGGCGGCAGAAAAAAAGGCATCGAAGAAACATTTGGAAATCGAACGCATCGAACGCACCACGGTGAAAGTTCCCTTTCGGGAAGTGCCTGCCCGGAACATGGCACGCGAATTACCGCACTGGCAGTATACCGAAATTGTCGAAGTGCATTTGAAATCGGGCCATGTCGGCTTTGGAGAGACGCTGCTGTATTATACCTGGAATGCGACTTCCGACGAGGCCGTCCAACGGGCGCAAGGCAAGAATGCCGCTGAATTGATGTGGGATGACAGTCTCGGCGCGGGGCTGCAAATGGCGCTGTTTGATGCGGTCGCGAAGGCAGCCGAGGTTCCCGTGCATGCACTCTTAGGCAGGCAGATTTATGAGAAGACACCTCTCTCGTGGTGGAACATCGATACTTCAGTCAAGGACATGGCGTTGGAATGTGCCGAGGCGTACAAGCAAGGCTACATGTCCTACAAAACCAAAGGCCGTCCGTGGTTCGATGTCTGGGCGCAAGTTGAAGAGGCGAGCAAGGTGGTTCCCAAGAACTTCAAAATCGACATGGACTTTAACGATACGCTGCTCGATGCAGAGCGAGCCCTGCCGATTCTGAAAGATCTGGCTCAATACCCGCAGGTCGATATTTTTGAGTCTCCGATTTTTCAGGATGACATCGCCGGAAACAAAAAGTTGATGGCGGCCACGGACGTCAACATCGCCATGCATTATGGGACACCAGAGCCCCTGATTGCGATTCGCGAAAACATCTGCGATGGTTTTGTGATTGGTCACGGCGCCAGTGAGTTGATGGCTGCGGGCGCGGTGGCTGCGATGGCGGACAAACCGTTCTGGTTGCAATTAGTCGGAACGGGAATTACCGCTGCCTTCTCGCTGCATTTCGGTGCCGTCCTGAGCCATGCGACATGGCCGGCTGTGAATTGCCACCAGCTTTACAAACACAATCTGTTGACCGAGCCGATTGTCGTCAAAGACGGATTCGCCAAAATTCCCGAGAAGCCGGGGTTGGGTTATGAGCTGGATCGTGATCTGATTGAAAAGCTCCGCGTCAAAAAACCGGCATCCCGCCCGGAACCGCCGCGGTTGATCGAAACGACCTGGAAAGACGGACGGAAGATGTATTTCGGCAATACGGGCGAAGTGAATTTCGTTCTGAACCCGGCCCGCGATGGCAACGTGCCCTTCTTCGAACGAGGCGTCGATACACGCCTGGTTCCCAATGATGGTTCTAAAGAATGGAAAGAACTCTACAGCAAAGCGAGCCAACAACCGTTATTGATCAAAGGGTAAATCCTGGGTAGCGATGGGGTGGCACTGGTGGCTTGCCACCAGTGAAAGGTATAGGGGGCGTTCCTGTTTCTTTTGTCTGGTTGAAATAGTTTCGTAATCAACTCTCAACACTGTTGGACGAGCCAACAGTGCCACCCGCCACTGTTGATTCAGGGGTGAGTGGGACGTGGGGCATTGTTAATTCGAACGATTCATAACAAAGATGTAGAACCGGGGCTAACGCCCTGCGGCTAGTCGATTATTCTGGATCGGAAATCGCCAAACACTAGATTCGCTGGAAGGTGTTCGTCGTGGCTCCATCCTTAATAGGACGATGCTTCCACGTAATGGCTGGGTTTGTAGAGTGTGCGGGTGAGGCGGAAGCCCAGTGACCGATAGAGGTTGATGGCCGGTTCATTGTCGGCGGTGACTTCGAGGTAGGCGCGTTTGACGCCGGCTTCGCGGAAACCGATGAGGCATTTGGTGACCAGTGCCCTGCCCAGCCCTAAGCCGCGGTGTTTGGGTGTGATACCGACGTTCTGAATGGCGCCCATGATGCGACTGGGAACGATGGCCTGAATGGTGCCACAATCGACGGCGTCTTCATTGCCGGTGCCGTCCCAGGTGATGAGCCAGGTTCCTGTGGGGAGGAAGTTGCGTTGACTGGAGATGTCGTGCATCAGTTTGCGACAGCCATCTATTTCACCCAGACAGGGAAAGACGCGGGCATCCATTTCGGACCGGAAGCTGTGATATTTTGCAATCGCGTGTCGATCGACCGTAGTCAGTTCCCAGGGACACCAGCGATAGCCGCTGGGAAGCGGTGCGTCTTCGAGACGCGCCGTTGCCAGCTCGATTTCCATTCGAAATCTACGAAAATAAGTGTCGGTGAAATCCATGAGAGTCTCGCAGAAAACGAGGAGCCGAACAGAAACGGGGCAAAAAGCAGAATGCTTAATTTTACCATACTCTATACTAGTGTCAATTGGGAGAGGTGGATTGCTGGGGAATCGGCCTGTTTTCTTCATTTGCGGGCCTGTCGTGTGTGATGTGCCCAATTCAAGTAGTGCACTCAATTTGCTTAAAATACAGGTTAAAGCCGGTTCGAGGGGAAAAGTCCGGAATTGGTTTTCAATCTGATTGTTTTTGCTCAAGCTGGGGGGGATTTGGCGGATATACCGAGGAATGTGATCTTCTGAAATTGCTGTGGATTCGCTTAGTTGAAAAAACAATCAAAAGCTCTAGAATGAAATCAGAGTTTGAGTACATGTTTCCCGGTGAACATGAAATTTTCCCCGCCACTATTCCTTCCCTGTTTGGAGTGAGTCTCACGTGACCGACAACAGCAATCTTGACGAATTGGTAAAACAGAACCAGGAAGCACTCGATGCTCATACCCGCGAGCACGTTCAGTGGCACTTCAATCCTGAAACAGGGTCTCCTTACTGGCTGGAAAAAGCTAAGTCGTTCGACTTCGATCCGTTGACCGATGTGAACTGTTTCGAAGACTTAAACAAGTTCCCGTTGTTTGAAGATGACGAACTGCGTGGCGGCCCCGTTGATCGCTGGATTCCCAAAGCATTGCGGGGCAAGCCGACGTATGTGTTTGAAACGGGCGGTACGACAGGGATTCCCAAGTCGCGAGTGGTAATCGACGATTTCCGCATCGACTACGAAAATTTCAGCGATACCCTGCCCGATGAATCATTCCCCAAAGGGGCCAACTGGCTGATGCTGGGGCCCTCAGGTCCGCGTCGTTTGCGACTGGCCGTGGAGCACTTGGCACAATACCGGGGTGGGATTTCATTCTGTGTCGACCTGGATCCTCGCTGGGTGGTCAAGTTGATCAAAAAAGGGAAGATCGACGAAGTTAAAGAATACAGTGCGCATGTGATTGATCAGGCGATGGCGATTTTAGGAGCCGGTCATGAGATCAAGTGCATGTTTACGACGCCAAAACTGCTCGAGGCGCTCGCCATGCGGTTGATGGATGAAGGTTCGAGTATCGAAGAAGCCGGCATTAAAGGCATTTTCTGTGGCGGGACCGAATTCACGCAGCAATGGTATCGCTTCGCCCGCGAAGAGCTGCTGGGCGAGAATGTTTACATTACCCCCACTTATGGGAACACCCTGATGGGGTTGGCCTGCGGTCGCCCCTTTGATCCTGCTGATAATTATAAAATTACCTATTATGCTCCGCAGCCGCGTGCTGTGATTCGCGTCGTTGATTTTGATGACCACACGAAAGTGGTCGGCTATGGTGAGACAGGCCGCGTCAAACTGTTTACGATGACCAAAGAGTTGTTTATCCCCGGCTTCCTCGAACGCGACGAAGGCGAACGCGAAGTGCCGCACATTAAATATCCGTGGGATGGTGTGAGTGGCGTGCGTCCGTTCCATGAGATTGCCGCTTCGACCACCGTGGGTGTTTATTAATTGACCCATGAAGCAGGCGAGTTGCTTGCCGGAGCAATTGAGCCGGTAAGCTCTCGCTTGTCTGCCTGATGTAATGAAATTTTGATCCATTTTGCCTTGATGCGACCAGACGAGTTTGATTCGCATTCGCTTGATAAAGGAACGCTGCCGTGTTGGAAATACCTGTACTTCGCTGGGGAAAACCTTACGAAAGTTTTGATCAACAGGAAGTCGTTCATTTTGAAACGGGCGAGCCTTTGGCCAAAGTCCATCAGGCGAATGCCGGCCTGGTCAAAATGGATATGCGCAAAGCACAACGGGCTCGCGATCTGCTGCGAGAGATTCCGATTTCGAAACTGCTGGAAATCTGCAAGAAAGCCGCCGACCTGTATATGACGGCGGAACTGCCGCTGGGCAACGGGACGCAGACTCCCGAAGAGTTTTGTCGGATTCAGTCCGCCAGTACCGGGATGCCGGAATGGATGTGTGCGGGCAATATGAAAAAAGTGGCGTTCGTGCTGGAGAACATGGAGTCGATTCTCGACGCGTTAACCCGCGGGCTGCCTCTGGATATTCTCACTAAAGGTTATGGCAAAGAAGAACGTGGCGTGATGATGAGCTATCAGGCCCATTCTCCCGTGCTCGGTCTGGTGCTGCCTTCGAATTCCCCCGGCGTGCATACTCTGTGGATGCCGATCCTGCCGATGCAGATTGGTCTGGTCTTAAAGCCGGGTTCTTCGGAACCGTGGACACCTTACCGGATGACCGAAGCGTTCTGCCAGGCGGGAATTCCCCGAGAATGTATCTCCGTTTATCCGGGGCCCCACGATGTCGGTTCGACGGTTACGGAACTGTGTGGTCGAGTGATGTTGTTCGGCGGCCAGCAGACGATTGACAAATACAAAGGCAATCCGAACGTGCAGGCACACGGGCCCGGTTTCAGTAAGATTCTGATCGGCGATGATGTTGTTGATCAATGGGAAGACCACTTGGATCTGCTGGTGGATAGTATCTATCAGAATGGGGGCCGCAGCTGTATTAATGCTTCGGGTGTCTGGGCATCTCGTCATACGGAAGCGATTGCGGATGCGATTGCCAAACGAATTGGTCCCGTAGGACCGACTTCGATGACCGACCCGGAAGCACCATTGGCAGCCTTCACGATGACAGGAGCCGCCAAGGCGATGAACGGTCAGATTGAAGAGGGACTGAAAGAGTCCGGCGTGACGGAAGTGACCGCAAAATACCGGGACGGCGAGCGACTGATTGAGCTTGAACGCTGTGATTACTTGCGGCCGACGATTGTGCATTGTGCGAACACAGATGCGACGCTGGCGAACACCGAATACATGTTCCCAATGGCATCGGTGGTGCAGTGCGAGCAGAAAGACATGCTGAAAAAGATTGGTCCGACGCTGGTTTGTACGGCGATCACGAAAGACGAAGCCTGGTCACAACAGTTGCTGGATGCAACGCAGATCGACCGGCTGAATATCGGGCCTATTAAGACCAACGCGTTGAATTGGCTGCAGCCGCACGAAGGAAATATTGTTGAATTTCTGTTCCGTGCGCGTGCGTTTCAGAATGAATCGCCGGCCGCTCATTAAGCCGATGAATGCCGGTTTCCCTCATGCAATCAGGCAGATTGTGCGAGG
This window of the Gimesia fumaroli genome carries:
- a CDS encoding mandelate racemase/muconate lactonizing enzyme family protein — its product is MRVENQSRTATASRISRRRFLSTSLAGVAGTGMLALMSRSIKAAEKKASKKHLEIERIERTTVKVPFREVPARNMARELPHWQYTEIVEVHLKSGHVGFGETLLYYTWNATSDEAVQRAQGKNAAELMWDDSLGAGLQMALFDAVAKAAEVPVHALLGRQIYEKTPLSWWNIDTSVKDMALECAEAYKQGYMSYKTKGRPWFDVWAQVEEASKVVPKNFKIDMDFNDTLLDAERALPILKDLAQYPQVDIFESPIFQDDIAGNKKLMAATDVNIAMHYGTPEPLIAIRENICDGFVIGHGASELMAAGAVAAMADKPFWLQLVGTGITAAFSLHFGAVLSHATWPAVNCHQLYKHNLLTEPIVVKDGFAKIPEKPGLGYELDRDLIEKLRVKKPASRPEPPRLIETTWKDGRKMYFGNTGEVNFVLNPARDGNVPFFERGVDTRLVPNDGSKEWKELYSKASQQPLLIKG
- a CDS encoding phenylacetate--CoA ligase family protein translates to MTDNSNLDELVKQNQEALDAHTREHVQWHFNPETGSPYWLEKAKSFDFDPLTDVNCFEDLNKFPLFEDDELRGGPVDRWIPKALRGKPTYVFETGGTTGIPKSRVVIDDFRIDYENFSDTLPDESFPKGANWLMLGPSGPRRLRLAVEHLAQYRGGISFCVDLDPRWVVKLIKKGKIDEVKEYSAHVIDQAMAILGAGHEIKCMFTTPKLLEALAMRLMDEGSSIEEAGIKGIFCGGTEFTQQWYRFAREELLGENVYITPTYGNTLMGLACGRPFDPADNYKITYYAPQPRAVIRVVDFDDHTKVVGYGETGRVKLFTMTKELFIPGFLERDEGEREVPHIKYPWDGVSGVRPFHEIAASTTVGVY
- a CDS encoding GNAT family N-acetyltransferase — its product is MDFTDTYFRRFRMEIELATARLEDAPLPSGYRWCPWELTTVDRHAIAKYHSFRSEMDARVFPCLGEIDGCRKLMHDISSQRNFLPTGTWLITWDGTGNEDAVDCGTIQAIVPSRIMGAIQNVGITPKHRGLGLGRALVTKCLIGFREAGVKRAYLEVTADNEPAINLYRSLGFRLTRTLYKPSHYVEASSY
- a CDS encoding aldehyde dehydrogenase family protein encodes the protein MLEIPVLRWGKPYESFDQQEVVHFETGEPLAKVHQANAGLVKMDMRKAQRARDLLREIPISKLLEICKKAADLYMTAELPLGNGTQTPEEFCRIQSASTGMPEWMCAGNMKKVAFVLENMESILDALTRGLPLDILTKGYGKEERGVMMSYQAHSPVLGLVLPSNSPGVHTLWMPILPMQIGLVLKPGSSEPWTPYRMTEAFCQAGIPRECISVYPGPHDVGSTVTELCGRVMLFGGQQTIDKYKGNPNVQAHGPGFSKILIGDDVVDQWEDHLDLLVDSIYQNGGRSCINASGVWASRHTEAIADAIAKRIGPVGPTSMTDPEAPLAAFTMTGAAKAMNGQIEEGLKESGVTEVTAKYRDGERLIELERCDYLRPTIVHCANTDATLANTEYMFPMASVVQCEQKDMLKKIGPTLVCTAITKDEAWSQQLLDATQIDRLNIGPIKTNALNWLQPHEGNIVEFLFRARAFQNESPAAH